In Conger conger chromosome 9, fConCon1.1, whole genome shotgun sequence, the genomic stretch TAAGTATACCTATATTGCCTTTTTAAAGGGTTTTATATAGATCCATGATATGATATCTTGACATTGACCTTGCATGTACGAgcattctgtttctgttctcctggctctgtactccagcaccatTGATTTGAAATAATACACTGAATATGAAAGTGCAGACCGTCACCttgctaaaagaaaaaaaacatatcagcAAGTACCAGCCTCATATACTGGGCCTTAACATTTCCAACCTCAgtccagggggtttggggaaaggcaatcttaactgaaacaggtccattggagcaactccagggggtttggggaaaggcaatcttaactgAAACGGGTCCATTGGAGCAACTGTCAAAAACATGGCCGCCTGCCCCCGGGGCGCTGTCGAGAGCAAAACACAGGCGTCTGTCCCAAGGGGGCTGTTGAGGGCGGAAAAAACCCCCCTGCATCGGTCCTTGTTTGAGAGGAGCAGAAGCTCtgggaggggtggtggtggtggtggtggggggtggggggggggggtaaaataACAAGGCACCCACCCTTGAGAAGCCATCATTAGgatgttttcttttcccccccccacacagagagcggtcactgtgtggaatagcttgtcaggacatgtagtggaggcctGATACGGAGCTAGATACTATttcgcttttaggcaaactaagcagtaggtccGGTACAATTCAGTGGCAGGAAAACACTAGCATTGCTGGTCTGTTCTCATCATTAGGTAATGGTTCTATTTTGTTGCCCCATAGAGACTCCTTCTACACAAGCCTTGAACTCACTGACCTGCTCATCCAATATATACTATagaagtatatatatattgtattatatattatacattacaCAATTAGGGCTGTTACAATTATAGTCAAGTGAAAACAACCATCTcctgtaaatggttggcgtttatatagcgcccctttatcgaaagcgctgtacaactgacgcttctcattcacccgttcattcacgcactcacgctcacacaccaacggcgattggctgccatgcacggcaaccatttgggggttaggtgtcttgctcagggacgacACCCAGGCACCCtggactgccagacgactgctcttaccacctgagccaatgagaggactgctcttaccacccgAGCCAATGCCGGCCCTCCtgtctcaccctctcctcttcACCTCTCACCTCTCGACCTCAAACTCAGTCTGGCAGTCGTGCTGGTTTTTCTTCCAACCGCAATCACAATCCCAGAATTGTATCAAGCCTTTTACTTCGTTAAATTAGGTACTTGTCACATTTAGAGGGAATATctaccctcttaaaccacattatgtctGAAATTGCTAAGCcagccatgaagaataaaaagtCCCATAATACTGTGCTATACTGCAAATAGTTACATAGAAAGGGTGGGGGGGATGATCAAATGAAAGACCAAGGCCATGAAAACTAACCATTGGGTAGATAATGaagcattgaaataaaataaaataaatgataatgagGCAAACCTGCATCGTGTTCGTAAGTCGTAAGGGAATTTCTttgcatttaataaaataaaaataaaaaataaaaaaaacagttctgaTCACAGTCCGTCAGAAAACTCAAACTAAGGTAAACTggttgaaacagacaccagccCGCAGACCAgaccggaccggaccagaccggACCTCCGGAACCGGGCCTCCAGGACCGGGCCTCCTCTCTCGGGGTGCTCCCCTCACTGCCGCCCCGCGGTCCCCGCCACGCCCCGGTAGAAGTGGGCGGTGAAGATGGGGTCgcggtcctccagggcctgcAGGAAGCTGTTCCGCTCCGCCTCGCTCCACGACTCGAACCACTGCGACCACAGACGCAGCTGACACTCGAAGATGTTGGGCGGGCGATCCTGCACCTGGGCCAAGGGGGCGGGAGCGGCGGTAAAGGACCAATCGGAGAGCCTGTCAGTCTAGATTGACAGGCACTCTtcccaatcgcttattttcccGCCTCCTATCTCCTGACCGGGAAATCGATCgcggtccgccatctttaaggaactCCCAACCCGTTAAATGCTCCTTTAAGAACTAGAAGCTTGAAGTTAGGAGACTCCCAAACTTTTCTTGAGCAAGAATACATGAGCGCAGCCTTTgtagaagtattttttcagaatgcgtgatatacactcactgagcactttattagggattttagtctttttaaaaatatttttttttacctattggtcatctgctgctgtagtctatccacttaagaggtttgacaggctgtgtgttcagagatgctcttctgcatgccactgctgtaatgtgtggttatttgtgttactgtcaccttcctgtcagcttcgaccagtcttatctgacctctctcattaacaacgcatttctgcccacagaactgcagctcactggatgtttttttttataccatTCTATGCAAACGCTAGAGACTGTCGTCCGTGAAAATcgcaggaaatcagcagtttttgagacactctggcaccaataatcattccacggttaaagtcacttagatcacatttcttgatGGGGATGggcaatgtcagaatggggaataaatgacaaaaaagagTGGCGGATAAAATATCTGAATTAACAAACTGGtttacaggtctgcctaatagaGTGCTCAATGAGGGTACAaaggatccacctctccccatcggCCATGCAAATGCCGTGTCTGTAACTGATGCAGCTTCAAACTTCCAAAATTTCAAGAACATAGCAAGGACACACtgtttgcctaattcacattttattgattTACCAGTCTTCCCTTCCTTTTCCCACCTCTTTTACAGGGTCAAGAAAAAGCAAATAAAgatataaagtaaaaatatatatatatttaatatatatatatatatatatatatatatataattttttttttttttttttcgattgGTAGTTAGAGTGCAGGGATTCCTGTTTCAGTCCCTTTCGCAGTGAGTCTAGTTCAGGGGTCCTAACcctaccctggtcctggagagccacattgtgtgctggcttttgttgttattcagcacttaattgatcaatgaaggcagtcgattacacagttatCTCACCTCACCTTTGTTCTTCGGTCTGAACCGGTCGCTGATTTCAACGTGATAAGAAAAACCagccacaccctgcggctctccaggacaaggGTTTGCTGGCCCCTGGTCGAATTAGTGTTCAGCATACCAGCAGTGTGTTGAGCTGCGTTTCAGGACCTGCACTGCGTTCTTTTCGTGTCGAGTACCTGCACTGTGTTCAGTTGGTGCTTATTACCTGCAGTTTGCGTTCAGTTGATATTTATTACCTCCACCGTGTTCAGTTGGTTGTGTACTCTGTTAAGCTGGTGTTTAGTACCTGCAGTTTGTGTTCAGTTGGAGTTTAGCACCAGCACTGTGTGCAGTTGGTCCTGTACTGTGTTCAGTCGGTGCCAAGTACCTGCAGTGTGTTGAGCTGCTCCAGTAGGGTGCAGACCTTCCCCGGCACAGCCTTGGAGAGCAGGTCCTGCAGGAAGCGCTCCCTCTGGGGGACCCCCCAGCCCTGGAACCAGCTCAGGACACACCTCTGCTCCTGCATGGTCACGTAGGAAAGCGGCATGGGCCCGGCCTCCACCCCGAGACCCGCGGAGCTGCAGGACAAGTCCTCCAGGCTAGGGGGCGCTGTTACTTTTGGCACGGAGGGGAACTGGGCCAGGCTGGTGGGGGCCGTGGCGACGGGCTGCAATTCGGCGCGAGGCTGTGCCAGGCACGCGTAGGACAGGTCCTCCATGGCAGAGGGCAAAGTTTGTGGAGAGGGAGGCCTCCGGCCAGGTCCCTGCAGGGTGTGAGAGAACCAAGACATCCTCTGCAggggagagggcgagagggcGAGACTGAAAATGGTACATTGAGATGtggagtgcaaatcaaaccGAAATCAGAACAGGGTCCTTCAACGCTCACCCACTGAGTGGGTAGGGAGGAAGCTCAAGTTGCAAGCGGTTTTCACTCACAAGCGGTTCTGGTTATGGTCTTGTTAGCACATGGAGGACTCTCCTTCAATGGTGACGATGTCTGTCCCaatgccccccgcccccccccccaaacagtcTGGGACCACCCTGTTACACTTGAATAAACAAGCGCTAATGGCTGCGTTTGATGGGCTGTCAGTCTTTTTGTGCACTGAGCTTTCAGAATCTAGACCGTCGTATCTTCCCCAATTCACGGGCTGTCCAGATACAAAGACCCAACGGCCTGT encodes the following:
- the c9h14orf119 gene encoding uncharacterized protein C14orf119 homolog produces the protein MSWFSHTLQGPGRRPPSPQTLPSAMEDLSYACLAQPRAELQPVATAPTSLAQFPSVPKVTAPPSLEDLSCSSAGLGVEAGPMPLSYVTMQEQRCVLSWFQGWGVPQRERFLQDLLSKAVPGKVCTLLEQLNTLQVQDRPPNIFECQLRLWSQWFESWSEAERNSFLQALEDRDPIFTAHFYRGVAGTAGRQ